A region of Pseudomonadota bacterium DNA encodes the following proteins:
- a CDS encoding DMT family transporter, translated as MTSSPGTATADSRFVESYGRGIVLVTAAGLLWSSGGLLFRWVDTASEWQIIVWRTFFLGLSALLYVLWRYRGGVWQAIRSIGWWGLIGGLGLALANTAFIFSLSMTYVANTLLILGVSPFLAALLAWVLLREKVRRATVLSMLIVVPGLVIMVSGGLGTGRVLGDLLALGAVAGFALFSVCIRAGRHGDMMPTVFVAGLISCVVATTVVVAGGDTIWISGHDIGMGFLMGFAQVFLGLTLYIAGSRHLPAAELALLSLTEVVIGPFWVWLVFGEIPVEHTFYGGALVLVAVILNALTGIRRRHPLPQV; from the coding sequence GTGACGTCGAGTCCCGGAACCGCCACGGCGGACTCTCGGTTCGTCGAGAGTTACGGGCGCGGCATTGTCCTGGTGACCGCGGCGGGTTTGCTGTGGAGTAGCGGCGGCCTGTTGTTTCGTTGGGTCGATACCGCCAGCGAGTGGCAGATCATCGTGTGGCGCACGTTTTTTCTGGGGCTCTCGGCGCTGCTTTATGTTCTCTGGCGTTATCGCGGTGGCGTGTGGCAGGCGATCCGCAGCATCGGATGGTGGGGGCTGATTGGCGGTCTGGGCCTGGCGCTCGCCAACACCGCCTTCATCTTTTCGCTCTCCATGACCTATGTGGCGAACACGCTGCTGATCCTGGGCGTGTCGCCTTTCCTTGCCGCGCTTCTGGCCTGGGTGCTGCTGCGCGAGAAGGTACGGCGCGCGACCGTGTTGTCGATGCTCATCGTCGTGCCGGGCTTGGTAATCATGGTCTCCGGTGGGCTCGGCACAGGTCGGGTGCTCGGTGATCTCCTCGCGTTAGGCGCGGTCGCCGGTTTCGCCTTGTTCAGCGTCTGCATCCGCGCGGGGCGTCACGGTGACATGATGCCGACGGTCTTTGTCGCCGGTCTGATTTCGTGCGTTGTCGCCACGACGGTCGTGGTCGCCGGAGGCGACACGATATGGATCAGCGGCCATGACATCGGCATGGGATTCTTGATGGGGTTCGCGCAGGTGTTTTTGGGCCTGACGCTCTATATCGCGGGCTCACGCCATCTGCCGGCGGCCGAGCTCGCCTTGCTGTCCCTGACGGAGGTGGTCATCGGACCGTTCTGGGTCTGGCTCGTGTTCGGCGAGATCCCGGTCGAACACACCTTCTATGGCGGCGCGCTGGTGCTGGTCGCGGTGATCTTGAACGCGCTGACCGGCATCCGCCGCCGCCACCCGCTGCCGCAGGTTTAG